From Oryzias melastigma strain HK-1 linkage group LG17, ASM292280v2, whole genome shotgun sequence:
TCTTAAAAGAGAACTGATGTAACCATCTCTCCCTGGGGATGCAAGAGTGTGTGCTTACTGGCTGGAAGCGCTTACCTTATTTAGacctaaagacattttttttgtactgaaacatttcaaacatcccAGAAGGGACAGGATTTAAAATTTGGCCTCTGGGAAGCACAAGACACAAAAGTGAAGCCTGCACGTGACTGAGAAATCTGCGTAAGAATTGTACTTGTTATCAAAGGAAAAAGATTTGCTATTGATGTTGGATGCAACAAACAGATTCTGTTATATATTAGAATATCTGCAGCATGAGAACACACTTTGCCTCCAGTGCTCGATGAAGAGATAAAGCAATGtgcaaattgttgtttttttaatctgttcacattaaaacattttaaatgcatgCGCAAATAAGACGAGTGTGTGTGCATACAGAGAGCGCCGTCGAAACCGCCTGCAGCGGTTTGCATTCTTGCTCGGAGAGTACACGTCCTCGGGCGTTGTTCCTCCCTCAATGACCTCTAGTGAAGCCattattttctgcattaatgATGAGCAGCAGCCAGCAATGGGAGAGATGGACTCTGTCCTGAGgcgcagcagctctgattgtgGGCAACAATGCCAACGaaaataaggggaaaaaaaagaaatcttccTACAAGCATTTCAAAGGGACTGGGAGTGGAggcagcagaaaagaaaaaagttgcttCATTAACAGGAAGGATTAGACGACCTCTGAAGCTTGGATTACCTGAAATAAACCTTCATCGTTTAACCTAAAAGCAGTTGTCTTATGAATGCATCCCCTCTGGCACAGAACCTTAAAATAAATGAGTGAGGCAATTAGTACATAAATGATTGTAAAACATCACATATTAATAGACAAAATGAGCAGTAGGTTTGAACAATCCGACCGAATACAAACTCCCAAACAAGACGAAGTGTAATCGCTCTAGTCAGGACACCCAGTCAGGAAATCCTggctggaggaagaggagtccaAATGAAGGACTTCTGCATTCAGCATTATGTCTTTGGTAGGAGTCAGAGGGAAGGCCTCAGGCTCTTCGGCACAGCATGGCACAACTTTTCAAAGGGCTCCAGATTAAAGTCACTGAAAGTTCCCACTGGGGTCTGAGGCCAAGATCCCATTAAGCAGCACTACTGCACCGCCGGCCATAATTGTGTCGTTGAGAATTCAGAGCACTGGTTGCTTGATAAGCGAATTTAgggtcacatttaaaaaaaaaaaaaaaggaaggtgGGGTGGGGTTACTTTATCCACCATTAGATTGTAACAATCTTTCACaaggttgaaaaaaacaattagatagatacctgcaataatgctagagtgaatcctgtaagatgaatttggccactgaagatgctaattatgatagctgaagatgccgAATTTGATAGCTAATAGCTAAATCTGATAGccaaaaaagctgaagttgatagctgaaatcactaaagatTGTAGCTGAacacgctgaagctgataaacaggctaaaatattagctaaatgccaaattagcctaaaaaattataataatctaggttagccaaaatagctagcatgtcactgaaaaaaaatagcaaaagttcCAAATAgtctaagaaaataaataaaaaaaagacgaaattattcaaaacagctagttgaaacattagctaagctccaaaacagcataaaaaaacttaaaaaaaaagcctaaattagccaaaacagctagcatgtcactgaaaaattatctaaactccaaaatagcgtaaaaactgaaaaaagtcttaattagccaaaacagctagcatgtagctgaaatattttctaatctccaaaacggcctaaaaactgaaaagaactAGCCTAAATTAgggaaacagctagcatgtagctgaaatattagctaaactccaaaatagcgtaagaactgaaaaaagcctaaattagccaaaacagctagcatatagctgaaatattaaactccaaaatagcgtaaaaactgaaaaagccttaattagccaaaacagcttgcatgtagctgaaatattagttaaactccaaaatagcgtaaaaactgaaaaaagccttaattagccaaaacagctagcatgtagctgaaacattcgctaaactccaaaacagcctaaaaatcttaaaaaaagactaatttagccaaaacagctagcatgtagctgaaatactagctaaactccaaaataccctaaaaactgaaaaaggccttaattagccaaaacagctagcatgtaaccgAAATGTTTGCTCAAgtaaaaacagtctaaaaagctaaaaaaaaaagacaaaattagccaaagcagctagcatatagctgaaatattagctaaacttctaaatacataaaaaaaacccttagtaaattccaaagcAGTAAATAATGCTAGTATAATgccaaaatgttagctgaaACTCCCAAATAGCTCAAAACCCCTAGTAGATGACAAAACAGCTACAATAGTAGATGAATcccaaaatagttcaaacaaACCCTTACATTTAAAGCACAGTATGAAAAAGACATTCAGACTTACTCcacaacattcacacaattgTCACCTATTTCTGTCGGGTACTGAACtgtcttttgccttttttctactaaaattaaaatccaTGTCTTCCGAACTCGCATGATCTCTTATAGACCCacggggatgctggagcctatcccatcctTCGCCCTGGACAGGTAACCTGTCCATCGCTGAGAAATATTGAGGAAATATGCCTGTTTCAATCAATAACACACattaatatcaattttttttatttatttaagaaatgaaTTTTGCAGACAACATACAAACAAGTCCACCTTTATTGATTATTTGGGTTGAAAACACCTACATCTTAACTTGACTTAACTTCTGTTTATTGGCTTTTTCTTTGTAGCTGGTAAAGCATGacccaaaaaaatctttgaaaactGCAGCAAGTTCTGATTCAGGTTTTTACAGTGACATTTATGAATAGACCCTCTGAAACTGACATTTGGAAGCCAAATATGGTTTTCCATCCAAGTGACAAAGAGGACCAAAATCTGTCGAGTGTTTCAAGTGGatttcttctgcttcttcttctctgcctcttcctccttttctttctctATTTCAGACACCAGCGTCTCGATTTCCTTTGACTCcaaaatctgtaaaaagacaacaaaagcaCCAACAAACTCAATGCACAAGcttagagaaaaaataaaaaagtcagttaAGTTTTGAGTTTTATCATGCAAGTTACCTTTAGTGGTTGATTTCGCCGGATTACAGCGAGCTCAATGTTCTTTCCTCCTGACTGGACGACCTGTCAACACAATATAATCAAAATTTGTAGCAAAAAGTataataaactacattttaaattgatatttttgagAAATTGCTTCTCTTTTCGGAACATTCTCTGTTTTTACAAGAAGATAAACCTTTTACATTCAAATGCAGAGTAGTTTTGtgcttcaaaaattaaaaattcatatctgacaaagaacaaaaatatacataaaacatGGATGAAAAGCTTTAATGTGACCTTACCTCAAGCAAAGCTTTGATGGCCAACTTGATTGCCTCATTATCTCCAGCTATGGCTTCGTCTGTGTAATTCTTCTCCAGGAATTCTCTCACCGTTTTTGCGCTGCGGCCAATTGCGTTGGCCTGATTGaccaaaacgaaaaaaaaaaaaagtgacgaaaataaggatttatttttcaaaaaaagtgcTCGACAAAACAGTAACAGTAACAGTGACCTTCCAGGCGTGGTAGGTTCCTGATGGGTCTGTCTGGTACAGCCTGGGGGTGCCATCATAGTCAAAGCCAACAATTAATGCGGAGATTCCAAACGGTCTGCGCCCGTTGCTTTGGGTGTAAcgctaaaaatagaaaaaaaatcaaagaaatagagattaaaaaagaagcaactATGATGGAAAGCACAAATCCAGGAATTCTGTCATATTTAACTTAGTAAAACGAAGCTCCACACCTGTTTCAGTGTTGCGATGTATCGTGTGATGTATTCCACTGTGACTGGATCCTCAACTGTTAGTCTGTGACTCTGACATTCAACCCGAGCTCTGTTGATCACGATACGTGCATCTGCTGTCAGacctttaagaaaaaacagaatgacaattaaaaagggaaaatataaAAACGAATCTCCcgacaaaaaactttaaacctaAATTTACACAGATCTACTGCAAAGTACAAACTGTACCTGCGAATGCCATACAGACGTGTTCATCCAGCGCACAAATCTTGCGGACAGTTCTTTCCTCCTGCAGCTTTGCAACAGATTTCTTTTCCACTCCGAGAACAACAATGTCTTTGCCTCTGATTCCCACctgatcagatgaaaaaaataaaaaaaaagacaatgttaAAACACTTTCGAAAACACTCCAAAGGCGAATATTATATTtacaaatcaacatttaaaataaaaaaatgattgtttttactCCAGAATCGGATCGCTGTTTGGAAgaatatttgttaaaatttaaccctttaacacctattAATGCAAATATATCTCAATCAAATTCAAtctgaaaacagtaaaaatttgtttttgtagctGGAAATGAATTTAAGCATAAAGAGGCTAATAGAAAACTGCAATAAAGAGctctaaaatcattttatttcaagttcAAACCACTAAATTACAGTATAAATATTGGAATTGACTTCTTTTTCTGTAACTGCTGATGATGCTTTTCATCACTGGCCTTAATTCTAATAAGTTCAAAGGagaatatatataaacagtTAGATATATATTACAATATTAATAACTTGCCAAACATTatcatgcaaaaaataaaaataaatatcagattTAAGATGTTAGATGTTGCAGGGAAAGAAAGAGACAAGTGCATCCCAGGACAGTATAACGTGGTAAAAGTGTAAATACACATTCTGCATTTGCTATCTTGCTATGTTGgcaaacaaatattaaaatctaCTTGTTTCTGACCGTTTGGGATAATTGCTTAAACGTGCTCTattatacttttcttttaatttgaaaattcaGAATCGAAAGTATGCCGAGAGTGACACAGCGACAAAATGCTAACCAGCGCCACTTCCCCCCCATTTATCCTCAAAATCATTATACTTTCCAAACTACAAAAAAGTCTAGTAAGTGGttcaaaaaatatgaacttaAGCTTACGCGTTTACCAAACAGTGTTTACCAGTACACCTTGATAAATTAGTTTAACATTTCTCCTAGCGGCTAACTAGCTAACCGCGTTCCCTTCGGCTTTAGCATTAGTTAGTCCTGAAGACTTACCGCAGTGGAACCTTTCTTTACGGCTTCTTGTGCATATTCTACTTGAAAGAGATGACCGTCCGGAGAAAAGACAGTAATAGCTCTGTCATATCTTGCAGCCATCGTGTAGAAAGACAATCAAACAGTATGATGGTTTCCACGAAATGAATCAGCTAGTTAGCTAAAAGAGAAGCACGTCAAATCTGCGCATGCGCATGACCTCTGAACTGTGGGGATatcaaaagagaaaagttttgattaaaacataCTTTTCAGCGAACAGAtatacaattgaaaaaaaaaaatacacgatagtaaataaataaataaacgatgtttccattttttttatccgTTACGTTTCATTTTATGGAACATTTTGAAACTTAGCCTAGAATGCCAgtgtacaaaaatatttaaaattaaaataaataaccaccTTTAACATGTactactattttttattttattttaagtgacattatttgttaaaatacaaccaaaatattttttgtgaagcGATGCTCTCTGGCATTTTAGCATTCGGTTGGACTGTCCCATTTCCTGAAAAATGGGGAACACACTTTTTACAATGGTGTCGAAAGttggttatatttttattttaaaacaaatatttaaaacattatgagtattattacatttaatatcagcaataattttgttttacttcataaaaaaggaaatactaCCAATAATATCAATAAATGTGCCTCTTTTCCCCCCTAAACGGACCGCTGAATTCAGAAACGGCATCGTTTCCAGCACGGTCAGTGGGATCTGAGTTCCACCGATTTGTCTTGAGTGCTAGCTAGTTTTTGACTTTTATGCTGTAGTTTACTTTCAGTCCCCATTGTATCACCATGTCGGTGGCGTTTGCACCTCACAGGCAGCGGAAAGGTGATATAACAGCCGCGGGAATCCAGAAGGTAATGCGTCTCTTTTAGCGCCTCTCGCTATGGAGGCTATGGTACCAGACGTTGTTAGCGGTTGAGATTGACAGAGTAGCAGCGTCCATCCAAGTCTAACCGCGGGCAGATCgggagaaaaatgtcacacggTCAGAGCGCGGAGAATATGAAACTCTCTCCAATCGAGGCGCCATGTTTACATGAAGCTGATTTAGCAGACTAGTTGTTTAATAGATGAATGGAGGCCTGCGGGGTTGTTAGCAAACGAAAGCTAGCCAAGAAGACGAGTCTTTTGTTAGCGCACGCTCACATCTCACAAACCCGCTTTCCTTTGTTTTGAAACTGCAACAATCTCACAccaaaaatcacaattaaaggAACCCCACACCAATGACTGACATGCTACACCAGTTCTGTGTTTGTATTCATTGGTTTATCACAAACGTCTCACGAATGTTgggtttatttttgcagttacTTGATGAAAACAACCACCTGATCCAGTGTATAATGGACTTCCAGAGTaaaggaaaaacagcagaatgttCACAGTAAGTCTATGTGTTGAATGAAAGTTTTTCTGATATTATGTGGAGTGTTAATACTTTCCTTTTCCCAGGTATCAACAGATGCTTCATAGAAATTTAGTGTACTTGGCCACGATAGCAGACTCCAATCAGAACATGCAGTCTCTCCTTCCTGCTGTGAGTACTCATCCTTTTACTTTGGTTGCATATTTTAGGCAACTCTGTGTAGTTTAAGTGTCATAGCACcgacaataaagttttaaatgtaatcaaaataGTGAGAGATGAGCACATTgttgcagaaacacaaaaataactttaagcTGCATAACTTTCTgtatgaaatttgtgttttttatgcatatatgtatatattttgatGACTGCAACTCATTGTTGACATCCAAGTCTTCTGCTGATCAGTCATTATTATTTGTAGTTTTCTAATCTTtgtaaaagagaataaaaacatccaaatctATTAAAGTCACATTTGGTTTTAAGACTTATTTATCACTCTTTTTGCTGGATTTTTGTATcgggacaaaaacaaataaataaaagtaacaacaaTAATATACGTTTGGttgtttgaacagaaaaaattGAACTATATACATTGtgtacaattattattattttatttatttctgtaattaCTTAAACTCATGTTACAATCAATTAAGAGTCAGTatttatgataaataaatacattcaatttatgcacattttaataggtgtttttgacaaatgtgatattattgttttgcagTCACAACATCTTTGCTCTTAAAGTTCTCCATCAAACTAAAGACTAATTTGATCTCATTTAGTAACTAAGATTCGATTCGTATCATAATATAATATCAATAtcggttcattttgaatgatccagATCGATCAGATTCATTGAGCTAAAAtgcatctttagccaaaaatccaaCCAGGTGACTTGAAGATAAACACCTGAACACGGCAGGTGaggttttccagattccttgaaTTCTTTGCAAGATACTaaagtataaattaaatatgtgtacaaacaggAACAACAGATTGCACATCTGGATTATTTATCATTAATGTTAATGCACCTTAATCTTCCACAACTGCACATGTACCCCACTATTTAGTTCTGTCTCATTTGCACAGTAATACACTGTAATTTGCACAACAGCTGATTTGTAATTTACAGATGCtaagtttatttcttaatattcAGCTACTATTCTGTTTTTTGACATCCTATAAatatcatttatgttttttattttgctttattttctattaaccTTATTTTATTGCATTCAGAGTGAGAAGtaagaatttcattgtacaTGGAAACCTGTTTCTCTACTGTAAAGATGACAATAAACCATTTGAATCTTT
This genomic window contains:
- the psma8 gene encoding proteasome subunit alpha-type 8; this translates as MAARYDRAITVFSPDGHLFQVEYAQEAVKKGSTAVGIRGKDIVVLGVEKKSVAKLQEERTVRKICALDEHVCMAFAGLTADARIVINRARVECQSHRLTVEDPVTVEYITRYIATLKQRYTQSNGRRPFGISALIVGFDYDGTPRLYQTDPSGTYHAWKANAIGRSAKTVREFLEKNYTDEAIAGDNEAIKLAIKALLEVVQSGGKNIELAVIRRNQPLKILESKEIETLVSEIEKEKEEEAEKKKQKKST